A genomic segment from Barrientosiimonas humi encodes:
- a CDS encoding alkaline phosphatase D family protein, with product MPDLVLGPLLRHVGERTASVWVETADFCTVTVRAGEQSWSMRTFRVQDHHYALVQVDGLEPGSVQDYTVEIDGEQVWPLADSPYPPSRIATIERDKPTRLAFGSCRTSVPHDAEHTRTHGVDALRATAVHLANHPDSSHWPDMVAFLGDQVYADETSEEMRAYIEQRRGLEEPPGEELKDFEEYAHLYWLAWTDPANRWLLSTLPSVMIFDDHDVRDDWNTSDAWHEEMNATDWWHERLMGALMSYWVYQHAGNLSPEALAEDEVWQRVLAHQDSEVTHELDLTEVLHDLSYEVDRHPERYRFSFAIDLGDARLLMIDSRAARELEPGKRNMLDPSELEWLDENMRGDVEHLLIGTSLPFLLPPGIHDLEAWNEAMAEGAWGERFGRLGEKLRQAVDLEHWAAFEHGFDQMTDFTMSVARGERGRPPATITFLSGDVHNSYVTRIDDPEQYGARSLIVQAVCSPIRNPLPRHVRVLQASLARQLARPMRALAASSEKVPDPPYPWSITDGPWFDNNLAVLQVDGPQLELTWHTGDISAGDPQEPELRTVATVIIDRPGASPGPDPTGLVGAADARAGDGHDQG from the coding sequence GTGCCTGATCTGGTGCTGGGACCGCTGCTGCGCCACGTGGGGGAGCGCACCGCCAGCGTGTGGGTGGAGACCGCCGACTTCTGCACGGTGACGGTGCGCGCGGGGGAGCAGTCGTGGAGCATGCGCACGTTCCGCGTGCAGGACCACCACTACGCGCTCGTCCAGGTCGACGGGCTCGAGCCGGGCAGCGTGCAGGACTACACCGTGGAGATCGACGGGGAGCAGGTCTGGCCGCTCGCCGACTCGCCCTACCCGCCGTCGCGGATCGCGACGATCGAGCGCGACAAGCCCACCCGGCTCGCGTTCGGCTCGTGCCGCACGAGCGTGCCGCACGACGCCGAGCACACGCGCACGCACGGGGTCGACGCGCTGCGCGCGACCGCCGTCCACCTGGCGAACCACCCGGACAGCTCGCACTGGCCCGACATGGTCGCCTTCCTCGGCGACCAGGTCTATGCCGACGAGACCTCCGAGGAGATGCGCGCCTACATCGAGCAGCGCCGCGGCCTGGAGGAGCCGCCGGGGGAGGAGCTGAAGGACTTCGAGGAGTACGCCCACCTGTACTGGCTGGCGTGGACCGACCCGGCCAACCGGTGGCTGCTGTCGACGCTGCCGAGCGTGATGATCTTCGACGATCACGACGTGCGTGACGACTGGAACACCAGCGACGCGTGGCACGAGGAGATGAACGCCACCGACTGGTGGCACGAGCGTCTGATGGGGGCGCTCATGTCGTACTGGGTCTACCAGCACGCCGGCAACCTGTCGCCGGAGGCGCTGGCCGAGGACGAGGTGTGGCAGCGCGTGCTGGCGCACCAGGACTCCGAGGTCACCCACGAGCTCGACCTCACCGAGGTGCTGCACGACCTGTCGTACGAGGTCGACCGGCACCCGGAGCGGTACCGGTTCTCCTTCGCCATCGACCTCGGTGACGCGCGGCTGCTGATGATCGACTCGCGCGCCGCGCGCGAGCTGGAGCCCGGCAAGCGCAACATGCTCGACCCCTCCGAGCTGGAGTGGCTCGACGAGAACATGCGCGGCGACGTGGAGCATCTGCTGATCGGCACGTCGCTGCCGTTCCTGCTGCCGCCGGGCATCCACGACCTCGAGGCGTGGAACGAGGCGATGGCCGAGGGGGCGTGGGGCGAGCGCTTCGGGCGCCTCGGCGAGAAGCTGCGCCAGGCGGTCGACCTCGAGCACTGGGCGGCGTTCGAGCACGGCTTCGACCAGATGACCGACTTCACGATGTCGGTCGCGCGGGGCGAGCGCGGCCGCCCGCCGGCCACCATCACGTTCCTGTCCGGCGACGTGCACAACTCCTACGTCACGCGCATCGACGACCCGGAGCAGTACGGCGCGCGCTCGCTGATCGTGCAGGCGGTGTGCTCGCCGATCCGCAACCCGCTGCCGCGGCACGTGCGCGTGCTGCAGGCCTCGCTGGCCCGGCAGCTGGCGCGGCCGATGCGGGCGCTCGCGGCCAGCTCGGAGAAGGTGCCCGACCCGCCCTACCCCTGGTCGATCACCGACGGCCCGTGGTTCGACAACAACCTGGCGGTGCTGCAGGTCGACGGCCCGCAGCTGGAGCTGACCTGGCACACCGGTGACATCTCGGCCGGCGACCCGCAGGAGCCCGAGCTGCGCACCGTGGCCACGGTGATCATCGACCGGCCGGGTGCCTCACCCGGCCCGGACCCGACCGGGCTCGTCGGCGCCGCGGACGCTCGCGCGGGCGACGGCCACGATCAGGGCTGA
- a CDS encoding DUF2306 domain-containing protein, producing MSGWTPLLVSHVLAASVSMPLGAYQLWRRPRGDLQHRIVGRVWAGLMMWTALSSYAIRDIRPGQLSLLHILSTVTVVSLVIGIWAVRRGDVRTHLGAMRGSWLGSIGAFVGAVAVPDRLLPTFAVTNPAGFAAATATVLVVSALIVAVARASVRGADEPGRVRAG from the coding sequence ATGTCGGGCTGGACCCCGCTGCTGGTCAGCCACGTGCTCGCCGCCTCGGTGTCGATGCCGCTCGGCGCCTATCAGCTGTGGCGGCGCCCCCGCGGCGACCTGCAGCACCGCATCGTCGGCCGCGTCTGGGCGGGGCTGATGATGTGGACGGCGTTGAGCTCGTACGCGATTCGCGACATCCGCCCCGGCCAGCTCAGCCTGCTGCACATCCTGTCGACCGTCACCGTCGTCAGCCTGGTGATCGGCATCTGGGCGGTCAGACGCGGCGACGTGCGCACCCACCTCGGCGCCATGCGCGGGTCGTGGCTCGGCTCGATCGGGGCGTTCGTCGGCGCGGTCGCCGTGCCCGACCGGCTGCTGCCGACCTTCGCCGTCACCAACCCCGCAGGCTTCGCCGCGGCGACCGCCACCGTGCTCGTGGTCTCAGCCCTGATCGTGGCCGTCGCCCGCGCGAGCGTCCGCGGCGCCGACGAGCCCGGTCGGGTCCGGGCCGGGTGA
- a CDS encoding MarR family winged helix-turn-helix transcriptional regulator, giving the protein MGSTLAYDLHTLVRRLDREADRLLVPLGLSYRRYLTLLLVGELDGGTQRQVAETVDTSEAAMSRMLGALAGEGLVTIAPDAGNGHRKLVRLTADGRDLVDRASATLGDQLDDLVRSLGLDPDRLAAEVRTVREGLGA; this is encoded by the coding sequence ATGGGAAGCACGCTCGCCTACGACCTGCACACCTTGGTCCGCCGTCTCGACCGCGAGGCCGACCGGCTGCTGGTCCCGCTCGGCCTGAGCTACCGGCGCTACCTCACCCTGCTGCTCGTCGGCGAGCTCGACGGCGGCACCCAGCGCCAGGTGGCGGAGACGGTCGACACCAGCGAGGCCGCGATGAGCCGCATGCTCGGCGCCCTCGCCGGCGAGGGGCTGGTGACGATCGCCCCCGACGCCGGCAACGGCCACCGCAAGCTCGTCCGGCTCACCGCCGACGGCCGCGACCTGGTCGACCGCGCCAGTGCCACGCTCGGCGACCAGCTCGACGATCTCGTACGCTCGCTCGGGCTCGATCCCGACCGGCTCGCCGCCGAGGTGCGCACCGTGCGCGAAGGTCTGGGGGCCTGA
- a CDS encoding M14 family zinc carboxypeptidase yields the protein MPSLRTRAAVTVLAAACTTGLALTSAPTATAVGEGPRCCTNGTVNTSILHTYDSMVKELEKQDARQPRMQLETIGQSVKGRDLKLVKYVGNPANPTVLFMTQQHGNEALTTEGALDFIKSLGQGKNQRILDKVNILIVPMVNPDGAMGDVDFPLDDYIASGGRNLTRYNARGVDLNRDHVAKSQPETRAVHENVLQAYPIDYAVDLHHQGTRSEAGGELVSGSILYPTTGSVSPDLVQRSQRLGGVVYNAIEPTGWGHLGKYVGGSADTIARNGIAAQYGIATLLFEMRGMSDHEYASYVLGQRSNGYLIKQTFLTLTAVSTAIGDGSIDTTSTDFWNTLPEQQTRQE from the coding sequence ATGCCCTCCCTGCGCACCCGTGCCGCCGTCACCGTGCTCGCCGCCGCCTGCACCACCGGCCTCGCGCTCACCAGCGCCCCGACCGCCACCGCCGTCGGCGAGGGGCCACGGTGCTGCACGAACGGAACCGTCAACACCTCGATCCTGCACACCTACGACTCGATGGTGAAGGAGCTGGAGAAGCAGGACGCCCGCCAGCCGCGCATGCAGCTGGAGACCATCGGCCAGAGCGTCAAGGGCCGCGACCTGAAGCTGGTGAAGTACGTCGGCAACCCCGCCAACCCGACGGTGCTGTTCATGACCCAGCAGCACGGCAACGAGGCGCTCACCACCGAGGGCGCCCTCGACTTCATCAAGTCCCTCGGTCAGGGCAAGAACCAGCGCATCCTCGACAAGGTGAACATCCTCATCGTGCCGATGGTCAACCCCGACGGCGCGATGGGCGACGTCGACTTCCCGCTCGACGACTACATCGCCTCCGGCGGCCGCAACCTCACCCGCTACAACGCCCGCGGTGTCGACCTCAACCGCGACCACGTCGCCAAGAGCCAGCCCGAGACGCGCGCGGTGCACGAGAACGTGCTGCAGGCGTACCCCATCGACTATGCCGTCGACCTGCACCACCAGGGCACGCGCAGCGAGGCGGGCGGCGAGCTGGTGTCGGGCTCGATCCTCTACCCGACGACCGGCTCGGTCAGCCCCGACCTGGTGCAGCGCTCGCAGCGGCTCGGCGGCGTGGTCTACAACGCGATCGAGCCGACCGGCTGGGGCCACCTGGGCAAGTACGTCGGCGGCAGCGCCGACACCATCGCGCGCAACGGCATCGCGGCGCAGTACGGCATCGCCACGCTGCTGTTCGAGATGCGCGGCATGAGCGACCACGAGTACGCCTCCTACGTGCTCGGGCAGCGCAGCAACGGCTACCTCATCAAGCAGACGTTCCTGACTCTCACCGCCGTCAGCACCGCGATCGGCGACGGCTCGATCGACACGACCTCCACCGACTTCTGGAACACCCTCCCCGAGCAGCAGACCCGCCAGGAGTGA